The genome window GCCGCATTATGCAGATTTACACATCAGAGATCGAGTCCGAAGCAGGTGATGAATTCTATGAAAGAATTCCCTTCTCCTTGTTGAAGTCATTGGCAATCGTGGATCTCTTCCTCGAAGGCTGGCTTGAGCCGCCCCTTGAGAGAACCGTTGCCTACAATGTTCTCTATCACCAAATGCTTTCCAGATTAGTGGAGACACATGGCAGTTCCCCCAAGGATTTGGTGGGGCATTTCTTAGGCTCGAATGTTTTCCCTGGTGTGACATCGCAGGAATATGCCGGTCTACTCAAACATTTGGGAGCTACAGATCATATTGAACAGTTGGAAACAGGCGAGATCATTCTGGGGCTGACTGGTGAAAAGGTGGTTCGTTCCAGGGATTTCTATGCTGTTTTTACCACTCCGCCGGAATGGGATGTTTTCCATAAGGAACGCATTCTTGGACGGATCAGTCCTCGTCCAGATTTGGCTCCCGGTACTTGCCTACTCTTGGTGGGCAGGATATGGGAGGTAAAGCAGATATTTGAAGACAAGCAGCAAGTCCTGGTGGAGCCGGCGAAAGACTCCCGCGATGTTATGTTCCTTGGGGCAGGCATCCCTGAAATGCATCCGCGTATTGCTCAGCGTGTTCTGGAAATTCTATTATCTGACAAGACCTTTTCATATTTGGATGCAAATGGGCAACGTGCTGTGGCAGATACGCGCCGGCTCAGTTTGGACTGGGGTATTGGGCAAAAGCAGATATTTGAACTTCCTGGAAATTGGGTGATCTTCCCCTGGACAGGCACACGTTCTGCCCGGACGCTTCAATATTGGTTCCAAGCTTGTGGACTAAAAGCCGACTTCCCCATGATGATGTTTCCCTGGGTTATGACCATTGCCAAGGCAGAAGGTGAAACCAGAGAGCAGTTTACGTCCAGATTGCAGGATGTTGCCCATTCGGGATATGGTTTGGAAGATATTGTCAACATGATCCCGGTCGAGATCCAACGCATCCAAAAATTCGATGAATTTATTCCTGATCATTTGATTGCGAGACGCACCGGACAGGAATGGCTGGATTGGGAACAGGCAAGAAAAGATTTACAAGGTATTATCGTTTCTAATTTATACAAGGATCAAATATACCAAAATGAGAAATAGTCAAGGCAAAATGCTCTGTAGCAATTTTTCTTGCTCAATAGGATTTGAACTTCATGAACATTAATCATGAAATACAAATTAATTACTCGACTTCAACGTCGGAAGATAATTTTTCCGATTTAAATTTGTTATTCGATCTTGCTAATAAAACTACTTCAACATCAACTATTTCTATAAACATGGAGAGAGCAGGATTTATCACACCATCTCGCGCTCTTGGATTAATTCTTGTTTGCCGGCATATATACGGGATTACAAAAAAAAAGGTGTTGCTGAGAAATGTTTCCCGAGAAGTGCAAAAATATTTACAAAGAATGGATATTCCTGTTGGAGCACAAGATTGGTTGGAAATAGAGAATTTAGGTGCAGATGAGTGGGCACGAAATTCACACACCAGTCAATTATTGGAAATGACCAGGATTAGTACAAATTCAGATGTTGAAAAAACTATTGAAAGAGCCGAGAATATTTTTAGTCATTGGCTAAACAAGAGTGCATTAAATAGCTTGTTGGGTTCTTTAAGCGAACTGTGCTCAAATGTCTACCAACATAGCGCTGACAAAAATGGGATTGTCCTAATACAAAAATACGAGAAACAAGCACTAAACGTGGTCAATGTGCAAGTGGCAGTTGGGGATCTTGGATGCGGGATAAGGGGAAGTTTAGAATCGCGCTATGGCCTCATAGCTGGCTCTGCAATTGATTACCTCAAATTGGCTATGGAAGGACAATCAGCCAGAGACACAGGACGCGGTGGACTTGGTTTAAGACGGGTTGAGCAAATCCTGCAAGATAATAACGGTTCGCTTTATTTGCGGTCTCATGACGCTACGGTACTAAGCCACTTTAAGGCGGGTAGGGTATTTACATCTGAGACAGTTTTTTTTCCAGGAACACAAATCGCGCTGGGGCTCAATTTCTCTTTACTGCAAAGCTAATAACACATTTTTCAAGCTTGACTCAACTCAACAGAAGTTGTAAAATAGCCCTATGTGTTCAAGTAAATTACTTGAACGGTCAATACAAACACTTGAATACATTGTAGTGCACCCCAAAACTTGGACAGAGGGTCTAAACAAGGTAAACTGTCGAAGAAGGAGTGCCAATGCGTACGAGACGGAATTTCAGTGCCGAATTCAAGGCTAAAGTTGTACTGGAGATTCTCAGTGGAGCCAAGAGCGCAGCCGAGATCTGTCGAGAACATAATTTGAAACCAGACCTGTTATCACACTGGAAGAACCAGTTTCTGGCCAATGCTTCCAAGGTCTTTGAGAGTGGTGCCACAGTGGATCCTCAACAAGCTCGGATTGAGGAGCTGGAGAAACTGGCCGGCAAGCAAAGCCTGGAGATCGAAATTCTAAAAAAAGCATTGACGATCTTGCCGCCCAACCGCAAACCAGGCTCGAGTTGAGCCGCCAGATGGCAAAAGAGTATCCTAAGGTGGCTGTCTGTCAGGCGCTGGGCGTACCCCACAGCAGTCTGTATTATCAATCTCAGCGTGAGAGCGTCTCCGAGCTCAAACGCGCCATCAGCGATGTATGTGCCGAATTCCCCTGTTATGGATATCGACGTGTGACCGCAGAATTGGGTCGGCGTGCCTGGCATGTCAACCGCAAACGAGTCGCTCGCTGGATGTCCCAGATGGGCCTGCAAGCGAAAAAAGTGGTCCGCAAGCGACGAACGACCAATAGCCGGCACCCGTTTCCACGCTATCCGAACCTGGTCGAGGGACGGCAGGTGTTTCAGCCCGATGAAGTTTGGGTCGCAGACATTACTTACATTCGCCTGAAGCATGGGTTTGTCTATCTGGCGGTCCTCATGGATGTCTGCACACGTGCCATTCGCGGCT of Anaerolineales bacterium contains these proteins:
- a CDS encoding DEAD/DEAH box helicase — translated: MSSPNAFDRLAPFVQEFVYRLGWQELRELQAQAINAIFDSENDVLITTGTASGKTEAAFLPILSLIAQEPMGSIKALYIGPLKALINDQFRRLDLLCEAGDIPIHRWHGDVGSSQKADLIKQPGGVLQITPESIESLFVNKTNHLHRLFGGLQFIVVDEVHSFMESDRGVQLRSQLQRIEKYAKSNRPRRIGLSATVGDTEAAKRWLNPTDPSKVQVIDPDVSLPPTKLSHLHFSLTKEDIPSELLDDLYALTKNKRSLIFCNSRRHVEVLTAELNRRNQRERLPEHFLPHHGSISKEIREDAEVRMRDDDRPSSVVCTNTLELGIDIGQLDLAVQMDSTHTVMSFVQRLGRTGRRQDASRIMQIYTSEIESEAGDEFYERIPFSLLKSLAIVDLFLEGWLEPPLERTVAYNVLYHQMLSRLVETHGSSPKDLVGHFLGSNVFPGVTSQEYAGLLKHLGATDHIEQLETGEIILGLTGEKVVRSRDFYAVFTTPPEWDVFHKERILGRISPRPDLAPGTCLLLVGRIWEVKQIFEDKQQVLVEPAKDSRDVMFLGAGIPEMHPRIAQRVLEILLSDKTFSYLDANGQRAVADTRRLSLDWGIGQKQIFELPGNWVIFPWTGTRSARTLQYWFQACGLKADFPMMMFPWVMTIAKAEGETREQFTSRLQDVAHSGYGLEDIVNMIPVEIQRIQKFDEFIPDHLIARRTGQEWLDWEQARKDLQGIIVSNLYKDQIYQNEK